The following is a genomic window from Synergistaceae bacterium.
ATTACGAAGTACCAGTATACCCCGGGCGTAATGGTCGTAGAATGGGCGCTGCTCTTCCTTGTCCTCTGTCTGCTTAACAACACTATGGCAAAAAAACTCATACACGCCAACAAAGTGACTGGCATTTGCCGTAATATAGAAAAAGGGGGACTTCACTATGAAACTATGGGTTTTCAATATGATTCTCTGTATTATACTGGGGTTTGGATCCTTCGCTTGGGCGCTCAAAAGGACAATAGATGCAGAGAGTGCGAAAAGGAAGGCTAAATAGTCAGAATAAAAGTTCATTTTTTGAAAAGCGTAATATAACAAATTAAAAACGGCGGAGAAATCCGCCGTTTTTTTACAAAAAAATAAGCCCTGCTTGCTTTTAATTTGAAAAGTGCTATATGATACATAAATAATGATGACATTCATTTAAGACCACTGAAGGGCGGAATAGATTTGCGCATCGTTCTGATAGGAGCCGGAGAGGTCGGTTATAACGTGGCCAGGGATCTGGCATCTGACGGGCATGATATTATTGTTGTTGAGAACAACGAGGAGAGGGCATTGCGTGCTGAGAATGAGCTTGATGCAATTGTCATCAGGGGCAATGGCGCAAGGCCGAGTGTTCTTAATCGTGCCGGAGTCAAAGACGGCTGCCGCGACATTCCGCTTCTGATAGCATGTACAAACAAAGATGAAGTAAATATCATGGCATGCTGGATCGCAAAAAAAATGGGCGTGCCGCATGTGATAGCACGTGCGGTTGGTCTTGAATTCACGGATAATGACACGTGGGCGAAAGACCTTGGCATCGATATGTTTATATCGCCCGAGCGTTCTGTGGCGAAGGAAATAGAAGAATTGCTGGAAGTACGCGGCGCGCTGCATACGGCTGAACTTGCCGGAGGCAAGGCCGGCATATACGTTTTCCGCGTTGCGGATGATTCTCCAATGTGCGGACTTCCTCTTTTTGAAGTAAGAAAAAGGAACAAAAGCCTTATAACGCTCATCGTATGTATCCAGAGAGAAGGAAAAAGCTTTGTGCCCAAGGCGAAGGAAATTCTAAGGCCTGGTGATATATGCTATACGATGTGTTACCGCGAACAGATACACGAAATAGAATCCTTGTTCCAGCCCATGCTTACAAAAAAACTGAAAAGAGTATTAATAATCGGCGCCGGTAAGATAGGTTTTCAGGCCGCCAAACGTCTTATCGACAGAATACCAAGAATTGATATCCGCATCATAGAACAGGACAGGGCGAAATGCGAGAAGGTTGCCCCCGGACTTCCGGGAGTGCTTGTAATATGCGGGGATGGGGCTGATTCGGAACTTCTTCTTGCAGAGGGGATAGCATCTTCAGATGGTTTCGTGGCGGCTACGGACCAGGATGAAACTAACCTCATGCTTGCTGTTTTAGGCAAAACACTTGGTTCCTCTAAGAGCATAGCGGTAGTCAAAAGACCTAACTATCTCGGAATGACGAAATATATCCCCGTTGATTCGATACTGAACAGGAATCAGACCATTGCCGAGGTTATCATAAGAAATGTGCGCTACCCCGGCTCTTCCAGAGTGCTGACCGTACTTGAAGAAATAAGCGCGGAGGCGCTTGAGCTGATACTTTCTGAAAGGTCTCCTGCCGCATGGAAGGCACTTAAGGATGTCGACCTTCCCGATGGTGCGATCATAGGGCTTCTTGAGCGCGGCTCTGATTTTCTCATACCTACGGGTACAACAGAACTGAAACCCGGCGATAAAATAGTTGTTTTTGCTTCAACAGATACAATGCCTTCGGCAATTCAGCAGCTTGGAGAGCCGTTAAAGTGAATTTCCGCATAGTATCGAAATTTCTCTCCGCTATGGTTCTTCTTATATCTGCGAGCATGCTGTTTCCGCTTCTGTGGGCTCTTAAAGATGGAACAAGCGATGTGAGTGCATTCGCGATTTCTATTGTCATAGGTATGATTTTCTCGTTGCTCCTCTTCTTATTAGGGCATAAAGCGGACTCAAAGGATATGAGGACACGGGAAGCTTTCGCTGCTGTCGCTCTTGCTTGGGTTTTTGCTTCATTTCAAGGTAGCCTGCCATATATGATTGGAGGATATATACCATCGTTTACGGATGCTTATTTTGAGACAATGTCAGGTTTTACGACGACAGGAGCCACGATTCTTAAAAATATAGAGATAAACCCAAGGGGAATTCTTATGTGGCGTGCTGAAACACAATGGTTGGGCGGCATGGGTATAGTCGTTCTTACTATAGCTCTGCTTCCGATGCTCGGCATGAGAGTTACGCAGCTTTTCAAAGCGGAAGTTCCAGGTCCGGTTCTTGAAAAAATAAGCCCGCGCATACAGGATATGGCCATAATGCTATGGAAAGTATACATGGGACTGACTTTTGTCGGTATAGTAATTCTCGCCGCGGGCGGAATGAGTGTTTATGAGTCAATATGTCACATATTTACCGCTGTCTCGACAGGTGGATTTTCGCCGCGTAATGCAAGTACGGCTGCATACAGTTCATCTTATGTCGATTGGGCCCTTACACTGATTATGTTTTTGTCAGGAGCAAATTTTAACCTTCATCTTCTGGCTATAAAAAATAAGACATTAAGGCCATATAAAGATCCGGAATTTTGCTTTTATTCCGAAATCATTTTTCTTTCAACATGCGCTGTCGCAATTTATATTTATGCGCAGGGTTTTTTCGGGAATATAGCAGATGCGGTACGTTTTGCAGCGTTTCATGTTGTCAGCATTATTACCACAACAGGTTTTGTATCTGCAGATTATTCGCTTTGGCCTCCTTTAACGCAGATGCTGCTTCTCTCTCTCATGTTTGTTGGCGGATGCGCCGGTTCAACGGCAGGCGCAATAAAATGTATACGTGTGAAAATAGCCGGTAAACAGATAGCATCCGAAATCAAGACATTTATACATCCTAATGCAACTGTTCCCGTAAGGATAGGGGAACAAACCATAGATCATAAAATGGTATCCTCTGTAACTTCTTTTATAGTGCTTTACTTCATCATTTTTATACTGTCGGTGATTGCTGTTTCGGCAACCGGGCAGGATATGATCACGTCAATAGGAGGCGTAGCCACAACGCTGGGAAACGTAGGCCCGGGATTTGGTGCTGTAGGCCCTGTTAATAACTTCGCATCGCAGCACCCACTTGCAAAGTGGGTCTTCACATTCTGCATGCTGTGCGGCAGGCTTGAGCTGTACACGGTCCTGGTCCTATTCTCAAAAGATACATGGCGCAGATAAGCAAGTAAATGTTTTTGGATCACAAATATCCACATAGATAGTCACACAATATATAGTGTTTAGTGGATAAGATAGACGTGTATCTAGTGTTTATCCTCTTCCATCTGCCGATTTTTATGCTATGATAGACTTTGTCATCCGATATGTTTATTCGTGCTTTTAAATATTTATGAGTCGGATGGGGAGGTCTTATACAGCATGATAGTCAAACCGTCATTCAGCAAATCAGCACAGGAAATACTCAGAGACCGCTATCTCTGGAGAGATGAGTTCGGCAGTCCGATAGAGACTCCGGAACAGATGCTCCTCCGCGTTGCACATCACGTGGCGTCTGCTGAGAAGACGCTGTCACTTCAGTATAAGTGGGCGGACGAATATTACGATGTGATGGCGAAGCTTCTCTTTCTTCCCAACAGCCCCACGATCATGAATTCCGGCAGGCCGGCGCCGCATGGCCAGCTTGCGGCCTGCTTTGTCATAGGAATAGAGGATTCGATGGAAAGCATCTGCGAGGCTATCCGCAAGCAGATGCTGATCCACAAAAGCGGCGGCGGCACCGGATTCAACTTCTCAAATCTGCGCAGCGCCGGTGCGAAAGTCAACAGCACAAACGGCCGTGCGTCAGGTCCTATTTCATTCATGAGTCTTTTTGACAAGGCGACGGAGACTGTCCAGCAGGGCGGGATGCGCCGCGGCGCGAACATGGGCATTCTCAACGTCGACCATCCCGATATCCGTGACTTTATACACTGCAAGGATACGGACGGAACGATCTCGAACTTCAACATATCAGTCGGGATGTTTGACAGTTTCATGGAAAAGGCTGAAGCCGACCATGACGGCGAAGAGGCAAAGCTTCTCCGCGAGATCGCGGAGACCGCATGGCGCACCGGCGACCCCGGGATAATATTCCTCGATGCCATCAACAGGGGAAACACAACCCCGAACCTTGGCCCGCTCATGAGCACGAATCCATGCGGCGAATCGCCTCTTTATCCTAACGAGGCATGCAATCTGGGTTCGATAAATATTGCCGGTATGTTCAAAAAGGGCCGGTTTGACTATGGACTGCTTAAAGAAGTCGCAGCCACCGCAACGCGATTTCTTGACAGCGTCATAGATGTAAACCACTACCCGCTGCCGGAGATCTCGGAGGCCGTAAGGCATACGCGCAAAATAGGGCTGGGCGTTATGGGGTGGGCGGATCTTCTTTTTCAGCTCCGCATACCTTACGACAGCGAGGAAGCACTTGCGCTTGCCGGGGAGATAATGTCCGTTATAAAGGCTGCCGCCCATGAAACATCGGTGCTGCTCGGCATTGAGAAAGGCATACCTGAGGATCTCGCGCACCTTGGACGCCGTAATGCGACGCTCACCTGTATAGCCCCTACAGGGACGATTGCGCTTCTGGCAGACTGCTCCTCCGGCATAGAACCTATTTTTGCACTGGAACACACTCGCGTTCGCACGCAGATAGACGGGACAAAGGTAATAATGAAGCAGGTCAACCGTTACTACGCCGAGGCCTTGAAGGAAGGGCTGCCCGATGATGTGATAAAGTCGGTTTTTGTGACTTCACACGACGTTTCGTCGGTTTTTCACGTCCGGACACAGAGCGTTTTCCAGAAATACACGGACCTTGCTGTCTCGAAGACGGTAAACCTGCCCCACAACAGTTCTGTCAAAGATGTGCTCGGTATATATGTTTTGGCATGGAAGCTGGGCTGTAAGGGCATCACGATTTACCGTGACGGCTCGAAATCTCAGCAGGTCCTCTACCGCAAGAGTGACAACAAAGAAGAAGATCCATGCGCAGAAGAGGGAGCGGAGCGTGACTCGGACCGTGAACCCGTTCCTGTTTTCACAGCATCGAAACAGCTTAAGCTTAAACGCAGACCTGACTGATAACAAAAAGACCGGCCGGAACACTCCGACCGCAGAACATTAAAGGGCAGGCCGCACGGTTTTTTTGGCGGCCTGCTCCTGCTTGATCCGGTACTGCAGGTCAGTCCCTCTTTTTCAGGTATAGAGTTCCCGCGTCGAAGCTCATGTTAAGCTCGCCGGAGTCTATCAGCGGAGTTATGATGGCCGCTGCGGTACTGTATATGAGCACGTACTGGGCAAGGTTCATATTGATCCCATGGCGGATGGACAGTGAAGCGAGGATGTCATCGCGTGTCTTTGGCTCGGTGCATATCTCTGCTATCTCATTGCGAAGTTTTTCAAGACAGCTCCTGTTGGCTTTGACCATAGGCTTTATATCGGAGCATATATCCCCGTGTGACGGTACAAATATTTCCGCAGCCATCTTCTCCAGGTTATCAAAAGTCGCCATAGCGCGTTCAAAGTCAGCGACGAACGGGATGCTGTATTTTTCAAGTATTTTTTCAGATATTGCTGAATCAGCGATAAAAAGCACGTTATCCGGTGTGCGGACCCCGATCTGTCCGTGTGCATGTCCCGCAAGGTCCACGGCAGCAAGCCCGAAGCCCTCAAGCTCGTCGCCGGGAGCAAAAAGTCTTGTCACATTTGATTTCTCAGCCTGCAGGAATTTATTGCACAGCTGCTTAGGTGCGGCCCCCGACCATAGTTCCTGTGGCTCCGTCTCGGGAAAGTCGATAAAAAAGGCCTCCTTGGGTGATGCTGCGATACCGCAATCCGTGCGTTTCTGGATGAAAGCGTTTCCGCCGACATGGTCGGCATGGAAGTGTGTATTGATTATCCATCTTAAGTTCCAGCCATTTGCCTCTATAAGGCGCAATATCTTGCGTCCTGCGTCGGGACTGTTGCCGCTGTCGATAAGCACCGCGCCGTTTTCTTTTACATAGACGCCGATATTGACTGGCCCGGGGACGGCCCATGTGCCGCCCTTCAAGTTGACGAGTTCCATTATTCTATCACCCCTGACATTGTTATCTGCAGATTATAGCAGTTAAATCTGCTGGGAATATTCTGTCAAAAAAATAAAAGAAAGACAGCCGGCATATTGATATGCCGGCTGCCGTGTTTCTATAAAATTTTAAGGAAAAGCTATTCGATACAATACACGGATAAAAATTCTTTTGTGCATTTGATCCGGCGTTTCCTAAAGTTTCCGACTAGACGACGTTCGGCTCTACTATGCGCTCACCGCGCTCAAAGCGGTGATAGTCCATGATAGTAGGATCAATAGGCGGTTTGTCACCGTTGAGAAGTGCGGTCATGATCTGGCCGGCCACCGGGCCCAGCATGAATCCGTGGCCGGAGAAGCCAGTTGCATGCCAGAAGCACTTGACATCGGTCTCTCCGAGGATCGGCGCCGCATCCGGAGTCATGTCATAATAACCGGCCCACTGACGGACTACGCGGATGTTCTTTGCACGGGGGAGCATCTTGACTATTGTCCTCGCTATGCTTGCAATCGAATGTGCGGTTGATGTATAGTCCAAAAGCGGTTCGTGCGACGGGCTTTCGCCTGCTATTATCGATCCGTGCGGACGCTGCTGTATGTAATAGTTCCCGCTGAAGCTCATAAGCATTGGCGGACACACGCCTGGATCTACAGGTTCCGTAATGATGATCTCATGACGCTCCGCCCAGTTTGGCAGGATGATCCCGGCCATCCTTGCAATGTCCTGAGCCCACGCCCCTGCGCAGTTGATGACCTGACCGCACTCGATGGTTCCGCGGTTTGTCTCTACTGCCTTTATAACTCCGCCCTCGGTCTTAAGACCGGTCACGTCTGTGAACTTGTAGAACTTTGCCCCGTAGCGCTTTGCCGCTTCCTGAAAGGCGAATGTTGTGAGAAACGGGTCCGCATGGCCGTCTCTCTGATGGAATGTGAATCCGAGCGCATCCTCGACAGCGACG
Proteins encoded in this region:
- the trkA gene encoding Trk system potassium transporter TrkA, which encodes MRIVLIGAGEVGYNVARDLASDGHDIIVVENNEERALRAENELDAIVIRGNGARPSVLNRAGVKDGCRDIPLLIACTNKDEVNIMACWIAKKMGVPHVIARAVGLEFTDNDTWAKDLGIDMFISPERSVAKEIEELLEVRGALHTAELAGGKAGIYVFRVADDSPMCGLPLFEVRKRNKSLITLIVCIQREGKSFVPKAKEILRPGDICYTMCYREQIHEIESLFQPMLTKKLKRVLIIGAGKIGFQAAKRLIDRIPRIDIRIIEQDRAKCEKVAPGLPGVLVICGDGADSELLLAEGIASSDGFVAATDQDETNLMLAVLGKTLGSSKSIAVVKRPNYLGMTKYIPVDSILNRNQTIAEVIIRNVRYPGSSRVLTVLEEISAEALELILSERSPAAWKALKDVDLPDGAIIGLLERGSDFLIPTGTTELKPGDKIVVFASTDTMPSAIQQLGEPLK
- a CDS encoding TrkH family potassium uptake protein, producing the protein MNFRIVSKFLSAMVLLISASMLFPLLWALKDGTSDVSAFAISIVIGMIFSLLLFLLGHKADSKDMRTREAFAAVALAWVFASFQGSLPYMIGGYIPSFTDAYFETMSGFTTTGATILKNIEINPRGILMWRAETQWLGGMGIVVLTIALLPMLGMRVTQLFKAEVPGPVLEKISPRIQDMAIMLWKVYMGLTFVGIVILAAGGMSVYESICHIFTAVSTGGFSPRNASTAAYSSSYVDWALTLIMFLSGANFNLHLLAIKNKTLRPYKDPEFCFYSEIIFLSTCAVAIYIYAQGFFGNIADAVRFAAFHVVSIITTTGFVSADYSLWPPLTQMLLLSLMFVGGCAGSTAGAIKCIRVKIAGKQIASEIKTFIHPNATVPVRIGEQTIDHKMVSSVTSFIVLYFIIFILSVIAVSATGQDMITSIGGVATTLGNVGPGFGAVGPVNNFASQHPLAKWVFTFCMLCGRLELYTVLVLFSKDTWRR
- a CDS encoding adenosylcobalamin-dependent ribonucleoside-diphosphate reductase, producing MIVKPSFSKSAQEILRDRYLWRDEFGSPIETPEQMLLRVAHHVASAEKTLSLQYKWADEYYDVMAKLLFLPNSPTIMNSGRPAPHGQLAACFVIGIEDSMESICEAIRKQMLIHKSGGGTGFNFSNLRSAGAKVNSTNGRASGPISFMSLFDKATETVQQGGMRRGANMGILNVDHPDIRDFIHCKDTDGTISNFNISVGMFDSFMEKAEADHDGEEAKLLREIAETAWRTGDPGIIFLDAINRGNTTPNLGPLMSTNPCGESPLYPNEACNLGSINIAGMFKKGRFDYGLLKEVAATATRFLDSVIDVNHYPLPEISEAVRHTRKIGLGVMGWADLLFQLRIPYDSEEALALAGEIMSVIKAAAHETSVLLGIEKGIPEDLAHLGRRNATLTCIAPTGTIALLADCSSGIEPIFALEHTRVRTQIDGTKVIMKQVNRYYAEALKEGLPDDVIKSVFVTSHDVSSVFHVRTQSVFQKYTDLAVSKTVNLPHNSSVKDVLGIYVLAWKLGCKGITIYRDGSKSQQVLYRKSDNKEEDPCAEEGAERDSDREPVPVFTASKQLKLKRRPD
- a CDS encoding MBL fold metallo-hydrolase; translation: MELVNLKGGTWAVPGPVNIGVYVKENGAVLIDSGNSPDAGRKILRLIEANGWNLRWIINTHFHADHVGGNAFIQKRTDCGIAASPKEAFFIDFPETEPQELWSGAAPKQLCNKFLQAEKSNVTRLFAPGDELEGFGLAAVDLAGHAHGQIGVRTPDNVLFIADSAISEKILEKYSIPFVADFERAMATFDNLEKMAAEIFVPSHGDICSDIKPMVKANRSCLEKLRNEIAEICTEPKTRDDILASLSIRHGINMNLAQYVLIYSTAAAIITPLIDSGELNMSFDAGTLYLKKRD
- a CDS encoding FAD-binding oxidoreductase → MEFPKTADVVIIGGGVVGTATAYYLAKSGRKNVVLVEKNTVCSGSTGRCGAGIRAQWGLELNCRMALACLDTFEHLDEELGLPTGLNQGGYLLVAYKEKEWEQFKKNVELQHSLGIKTEIFTDVKRAQEICPGVAVEDALGFTFHQRDGHADPFLTTFAFQEAAKRYGAKFYKFTDVTGLKTEGGVIKAVETNRGTIECGQVINCAGAWAQDIARMAGIILPNWAERHEIIITEPVDPGVCPPMLMSFSGNYYIQQRPHGSIIAGESPSHEPLLDYTSTAHSIASIARTIVKMLPRAKNIRVVRQWAGYYDMTPDAAPILGETDVKCFWHATGFSGHGFMLGPVAGQIMTALLNGDKPPIDPTIMDYHRFERGERIVEPNVV